From the Glutamicibacter halophytocola genome, the window TCAACTAGCCTTGCAATGTCGTAGCTCAATTCACCCACCCGTTGCCTACGTGACCTGATGTCGACGTTCTTACAACTATAATCTTGCCCTTACATATCCGTTGGTATTCGATATGGGTACGCGACTTAGTTGATGTTCCGTTTGCAAGAGCCCTGCATATCAAATCGGCAGCCATGTTTTTGTTTGTCCAGTGCTACCCGTACCTTGACGATGAAATCGGAAACCACCGAGGAAATGCCCAAAATGGCCACGACCGCCCGGCGAGATATTAGGCCGCTCCGAAAGTGGCAGCCTTCTCGGCGAAGGTCGAATCAAAGCAAACCACGATTGTGCTGGCCAGCAACGTGCTTCCATCACCGGGAAACCAGGGGTCTGGAAGACCATCCTGGCCGAAGCCATCCTTGGGCTATGGCTTCGGCCAGGCAAAGGTGCACGGCGAACCCGGGGTCGTGCCAGGCTGGGGCATTCGCGTTGCCGTGGCTCACGCCGTTTCCTGCATGCCAGGCACGAGCCCGTGAGAACGGAGCCGCTTATACGACAAGCACCAGGCTATTTCACCCCTTTGATAGGAAGTATTGCCAAGGCCCCGATGACAGCGCAGGCCGCACCGGCCAGGAAGAGCGCCGTGAAGTTTTGCGGGTTAGCGGTGCTGGCACCGATCATCAGGAGCATCGGAGCGACAGCTGGAACCAGCGACGATGGCAGCGAGTTGGCCAAGTTCATGATCCCCAGGTCCTTGGCCGGGTTTTCCTGGTCTGGCAGGACTTCCATGATCAAGGCGTAGTCCACGGCGAAGTAGACCCCCTGTCCCAAGCCGACAACAGCAATCGCGACGAGGAACATCGGATAGGTCGTGGCCATGGCCACGAGGCCAAGGCCGACAGCGAATACCACGGCGGAACCCAGAACAAACGGCTTGCGCCTCCCAGTCTTATCGGACAGCTTGCCAAAGAGCGGAGCGAAGATCATCGAGATTGGTGTGGTGATCAGCGATGCGACAAGGATAGCTGTGCCCACGGTGGCCGGATCCATATGGTGCACCATGATCAGGTAGAACGCCTGATAGGCGTTGACCGCAGCAACGCCGAAGAAGATCAACAATCTGCTGATCCAAGCCCAGCCAAAGCCCTGATGGCGTAATGGGTTGACCCAGAAGGTTCCCGCAAACTCGGCCAAGGAGAACGGAGGCCTCTCCTCGCGGAAGATCGCCCGGTCCGAAATCGTCAAGGCCAACAACAGCAGAGCCAGTGCTGCGACTCCTGCTGGAAGGAAGAGCATAGCGGCCAGATTTGGCTGGACCAGTTGCGCCAGGAAGAGGCCAACTAGGGCTCCCAGTGGCGCGCCTAGCCCCAGCATCGCCGAGGCCGAACCCCTGAATTCCGGGGAGATCTGATCAGGCACCAGTGCGGTGCAGGCCACCAGCGCGCAGACCGCGCCAAGGGTCGTCAGCGAAAAGCCGGCAGCCAGTGCTGCGACACTCGACGCCGCGGTGGTGGCCGCCGCGCCAACCAGGAACAGCACGGCCCCGGAAAGCAAGTAGGGCTTGCGCCGTCCGTGCCTGCTCAGCGTCCGATCGCTGAGCCGTCCAAGCAAGGGATACCCCACCAGGGCGACGATGCTGCCGACGCCAACGGCAATTGACAGAACCGTCGTAGCCGCGGTCGAACTGATGACGCTGGACTTCAGCGACAGCGTCAGAATGGCATTCGAAAGCTGGGCTCCGTTGGCCGATGCCACGGCGAGGACCAGAAGTATCAGGAATCCGAGCTTGGGTTTTCCCCGAACTGCTTGTTGATCATCCTGATTGGTTGCGAGTGTTGATGCCATCGATGTTCTCCTTTGAACGTGATTGCGGGTTAAGGATTTCGGCCTAATCAGCCGTGACGAGCAGGTCCATTTGATGCACCCTCGTTCCCGGGGCGAGCCTGATCTGCTGGCCTGGAAGATTCAGGACCGCGCCGGCCCCATAGGGCACCACCGTGTTGACGGTCAGTTGCCCGTGCTCCACAGTCCAGCTGACCGCGGCCTGTCCAAGGGGCGTCTGGACGGAGGCTTCGGCATGGCTCAGGCCGCAGGAGAAATCCGGGTCAATGCTGATTTCCCGCCATCCAGGAGCCGAAGGCGCTAAACCGGCGACCTTGCGGAACAGCCATTCATCCACGCAGCCAAAGGCATAGTGGTTCATGGAAACCTGGCGCGGCACCCCAGCGGGGTCCACTGCATCCCAGGCTTCCCAGATGGTGGTGGCGCCACGGTCCACCTCGTAGAGCCACGAAGGCGCCTTGTCCTGCCACAGCAGGGTGCGCGCCAGATCCTGGTGCCCGGTATCCCACAGCGCGTCCAAGAGGAACGGGGTCGACAAGAAGCCGGTATCCAGCCGGTCTCCACGAGAGCGCACGAGCGCAGCCAGATGCTCGCCGGCGCGGCGCCGTTGTGCTGCCGGAAGGATCTCCAGCCCCAGGGCCAAGGCATACATTCCCTGCAGCGCCACCGGAAGCGAAGCATCGTCATCCAGGTATTCGGCGGCAAATGCCGCACGGACCCGCGCTGCGCGCTGCGAGAACTGTGCGGCGTCCGCCAGGTGGCCCAGGACTGCGGCCATCCGCGCGGCCAAATCCAAGCTGTGGATCTGGAACATCGGAGCCACCAGCTCGGAAGTCAGTTTCGGGGCACGGTCCATGGCCTCGTGCAACGGCAGGTCGCCTTCCAGCGTCGAAGGGGTCAGCCAGTCGCCAAAGTGCGGGCCGGTATTGAAGAGCAGCCGCTGGCGTGCCCGTCGTCTGGGGCTCAGCGGCAAGTCCTCCAGTGCGGATGGAAGTCCGCGTTCTGCCTCCAGGGCCTGGTACTCGACCCAGCGGCACACCGCCGGATAGTTCTCCTCCAGCACCCGGGGATCCCCGTATCGCTCGTAGAGCTTCCACGGGAGAATTGCCACCGCATCGCTCCAGCCCGCAGCGGCCACGATGGCTCCCACCCCTGGGGATTCCAGCGCGCTCTGCTCGTCGTGCTCAGATCGAGGCGACAAAATTGGAATCCGCCCGTCCGGCAATTGGTCTGACCTCAAGTTCTCCAGCCAGCGCAATAGGAAAGTGCATACGCCAGCATTGTTGGCAGCCGCCTCGGCGAACACTTGTATGTCTCCGCTCCATCCGGCCCGCTCGCGTTGCGGGCAGTCGGTGGGAATGGACAGGAAGTTGGCGCGCTGGCTCCACACCACATTCTGGTGCAACCGGTTCAGCCGCGCGTCCGAGCTGCTGAAGCTGCCAGTCTGCTCCAGGTCGCTGGAGACGACCACCGCCGTGGCATCTTCCGGATCCAGCGTGTCAAGGCCAGTCAAGCGGGCATAGCGGAATCCGTGGAACGTGAACTCCGGTTCCCACTCTTCCACCGCATCGCCTGCGCAGATGTAGTGATCCGTCTGTTCCTTGTTCATGCCGACGATGTTCTGGAACCATTCGCCACGGGCATCAAGGGTTTCCGTGTGCTCGATAATGATGTGCTGGCCACGTGGCTGGCCGCGCAGTTTCAACCGAAGCCGCCCGGCAATCACCTGTCCGAAGTCCAAGAGCACACCGTCCGCACGGTGTTCCACCGAGGCCACCGGCAATTGGGCTACCCTGCGCACCGGCTCGCCGCGGAAGGGCACCAGAGTCCTGGCGTCCACCCCGAGCGAGCTGACAGGGGTCCACCCCTGCTGCCCGAATCCCGGCAGCAGCCAGGAATCATCGGCACGACGCGCATCGTAGTGTTCACCGATGAACAAGTCGGAGTAGTTCCAGGGCCCGGCGGCGCTGCATGACGAAGAATCCGAGGTGATCACCTGGGTGCTTCCGTCCGTGAATCCCAGGTGCAGCTGCCATGTCAGGGCCAGCCGGTCCCCGAACTGGGCGCTCGTGCCAGTGAGCCCGATGCGGCCTGACCACCAGCCATCAGCCAGGACGAACCCCATGGTGTTCGCGCCGGGGAGCAGCATTGCCAGCACGTCATAGGCTTGCACGCTCAGCCGATGCCGATAGCTGTCAAAACCCGGTGCCAGCACCTCGTCCGAGATCCGCTGGCCGTTGAGCCAGGCCGAATACACTCCGTGAGCGGTGGCATAGAGCCGGGCCCTGGCCAGCTCGGGGCGGATCTCCAGGTCCTGGCGCACCAGCTGTGCCGGGCGCAGCCGCTGATCTACCGGCAATGGCTCCGTCTCTCCCTTGATCCAATCCAGGAACGAATATTGTTCATGGTGAGTGGATTCCTGGACCGGTTCAATCCATTCGGCTTCCCAGGCCGCAAGGTCAGGGGCCGTGGCGAAGCTTGATTCCGCGGTGTGCACCGCTGTTCCCGAGAAGCTGTGAACGGTCCAAAGGTAGTCGGCATCGCGTTCCAGCGGCTCGCCGCGGTACTCGACCAGGGTTGTCTGCCCACCGCCTACTACGCCCGAGTCCCACGCCACGGTTCCGGCAGCATCGCGCACCGTGAGCTGGTAGGAATCCTGGGGATGCTCAACGATCCATGAGAACCTCGGACGCGTCGCCTCAATCATCAGAGGACTGTCGAGATGCTCCACGCGCAGGGTATGACAGCTTCTTCTTGCCATGTAGTGCTCCTTTGTCTCGCCGTGTGATCCACGACAAATCCAACAGTAAAAGATGAAAACCTTATATGCAAGGTTTTTAAATTGGAAGCTAAGATTGGGCCATGGCACGAAGCAAACGCGGCAGCTACACCGTTGGCATTGAACGGCGTGAGCGCATTTTGGCAGCAGCGTCTGAAAGGTTCAGCTCTTCAGGCTATTCACGCACTTCACTAGCTGAAATAGCGCGCGATGTAGGCATCACGACGCCTGGCTTGACCCATCATTTCCCGACCAAGCAGCACTTGCTGCTGGCCATTGCCGAACGCCGTTTTGACATCTCCCAGAGCATTGCCGAAGCCGCCACCGGAGAGCTCGACGGGACGCGAACGCTGAGGCTCTTGCTGAGCCTGAGCGAACTCTTTGCGGCGCAGCCAGGACTGATAGAGCTCTTCGTCTTGATATCCGCCGAGGCTGCTGATCCGAGCAACCCGGCCCACGCGCTTTTCCAAGACAGATACACCCGAATCGCCAATGAAATCGCGGAATTCTTCTTGGCCGAGGTCCACAGGGGTGCGCTGCGCGAGGACCTGGATTACCACGCCCTCGCACGCGAATGCATTGCGGTCAGCGATGGACTGCAGCTGCAGTTTGTCCTTTCAGAAGGAACATTGGATTTGGTGGGCCAGTCGCGGGCCTACCTTGAACGGCTGGCTCAGGCCATATTGCGCACACCCCGAGGGGCTTCACTGGCCTGAGCTAAACGGCGCAAGGACCGCCGGGATGCAACCAGCGGACCCTGCGCGTGCAGGAGCGAGCCTAAAGCCCCGGTGCGAGTGTGCGCTCTGGCGGCGGGCCAACGACCTGCAGGTCCAGATCCGGGTTGGCCTGGATTCCCGCGATCACGGTCGAGGGGTCGACCAGCCCTTCGGAATACACCGGGGCATTGGTCGGCTCGGAGGTTACATCGAAGAACTTCTCGAACACCCCGCCGGTGAGCAGCCCGAGCATCTGGGTATTGTGCGCGCCGATGGCAAAACTGTGGATCGTCCCGGCCGGCGCGTGCAGGAAATCGCCAGCGGTCAAGAGCACTTCCTGGCCATTGACCCACAGCCACACCCGTCCGGAAAGGCAAACGAAGTTTTCGGTATGCAGCCGGTGGAAGTGGCGGATGATGTAGGGCTGCACCGCGGCCAGCGTATTCACCGCGAAGTAGCGTCCACCGGTGTTGGACGGCCGGGCCAGATAGCTGTTCAAGGCATCGGGCCAGGCCCGATGCTCGCCACCCCCGGCGCTGAGGAAATATCCGCCGCTGCCCTGTGGCAGCTCCAGCGAGCCGGCAGCCTCCACACCTGGCGGGAACTGCAGGTCCGCCGCGCTGAGGGAATCCATGGTGAACAGATGCTTCTCGGTGCGCGAGCCGCCACCCAACAGGTCGGCGAGCGCGCCACCGGGTGCGCTGAACAGGAAGATCCGCGTCATGTGGCTCAACAGCCGATACTCCAGGGTTTCGCCCGGAGCCACATGGAATGAATCTCCTTGCACCAGGATGCGGGTGCGTCCGGCAATGGTGGCTTGCACGCTTCCGTCAACAACAAAGAAGGAACGCTGCACGGCGTCCAGCGCGGAACCAGCACCCTGTGCGCCAGCGGGCCCCAGGATGAAGGCCGCTTCGAAGAGCCCTCCAGTGTCCTGGGTTCGGGCAACCACGGTCACGAGCTGGCCGCCAACCTCATGGCGTTCGCCTTCGCCCGAAGCCACATAATATGGCACTGGTTCGCCGGGCAGGGCATTGATCACCGGGGCGAGCGCGTGAATGCGCTCCAGGTCGATCTCGGTCATGGTGAAACATCTCCTTGGTCAGTGGACGGATGCGGCGGGCAAGCCGCCAGGTATGTAGACAGGAAATTCTCGATGGCATCGAATCCGAACGAGGTTGCCCGGGGCTCTGGATGACTGGTGTCCCTGAGCTCGGCCACGGCACGAACCTCGGTTTCCAGCCGGCCGTCGTCCATGACGGCGGCCAATTCGACATCCAGTCGTCCCGGAGGGTTGATGAATCCGTGGCGGTAGCCTTCCAGCAAATACAGCTGCGCATGAATTGAATGGGATTTCAGGCGCTGATAAAGCATTCCCGAGTGGATTGGCGGAACCAGCGCATCGGAGGTGCCGTGGCAAAGAAGGAAGGGTGGCGCCTGGTCCGAGACATGGTTCAGCGGGTTGGCGGCGCGGGCCTTCCTGGAGCCTGCTTCGGTCTGGGGATCCAGTGCCAGCAACCGTCCCTCAGGAGTCTGGTCCCAGGACCACCCGGCTGGCCGCTGGGCAATGATCAGCTCAAGGTCAACCGGCGGGTAGCAGGCCACCACACAACTGACCCGGGCATCTTCTGGCGCGCCGGCAGCGGTCGAGGAGGCCTCCAATGAGGCCAGGGCGGCCAGATGGCCGCCGGCCGAAGCACCCCACAACCCGATGCGCTGGCCATCAATCCCCCACTGCGCACCCTGCGTGCGCAGGTGGCGGATCGCAGCGATCACATCATCGAGCTGGGCGGGGAAGGCCGCCTCGCCCGAGAGCCGGTAGTCAATGGACGCGAAGGCGATGCCGGTACGGCTGGCGATAGCCGCCAGATCGGGGGCCAGGGTGCGGTCGCCGGTAAACCAGCCGCCCCCGTGCAGCCATACCACCACCGGAACGGGACCGGCATCGGTCAAGGGAATATGCAGGTCGAGCAGCTGCGTGGCGCCGTTGCCGCAGGCGTATTCCAACGCAAATTCGCTGCGTACCGGATAGCTCGATGAGTGGGAGGTCATGGATTCAACTTTCGTGGATACCTACGTTTGCTGGCCATCAGGAAAAACCGAATCATCCTTCGGAAATCTCGAAGCAACAGGTCAACGCTCGCTTCACTTGCGCTACAGTCGAAGCGTGGACCTAACCCTGCACCAATTGCGCTGTTTCATCGCGGTGGCCGATACCCTGCATTTCGCCCGTGCCGCGCAGCTCTTGCACGTGAGCCCCTCCACGCTCAGCGGGCAGATTTCCACGTTGGAACGCCAGCTGGACCGCAAGCTCTTTGAACGCAGCCCCCGGGCGGTGCTGCTGACCAGCCATGGACAGGAACTGGTGCCGCTGGCCCGCGAGGCCCTGGATGCCGCTGAACGCATTGCCCTCTGGTCCCGGGCGCCGAAGGATCAGGTGGTGCAGATCGGCACCCCGGCCTCCAGCGCGGGTTTGCGTGCCATCCTGCAAGCTGCCGCCGCTCAGCTGCCCCGGGTGGACTTGAGATTGCGGCCCAGCGGCTTCACTGGAGGATTGCGCGCGCTCAGCACCCGGCAAGTGGACTGCGCACTGCTCTTCGATCTGGATCCCAATGCGCAGTACGCAGGAGTGCAAACCGCATTCCTGTGGTCCGAGGAGCTGGTCGTGGCCCTTCCCGAAGGGCATCGGTGCGCCAGCCAGGACCGGGTGGACATTGCGGATCTGTTAGGCGAGACGCTGATTGGCCCAGCCGTTGACGAATCGGCAGATGAAACGCCCCGGCCCGGCTGGTACGAGACCATAGATCCCTTGCTGCCACTGCGCTGCTCCGTCAAGTCGCTGGTGGACTCGGCGGATGAGGCCATGGAACTGGTGGCGGCAGGCATCGGGTTGAACATCGCCGGCTCCTCGGTCATTTCCTCGTATACCCGTCCCGGGGTGCGTTTCGTCCCGCTGGAAACCGGGCACCGGGTCTCGGTCCTGCTCGCCACCCGCGACGAGCAGCCCGCGTCCGAGGTTGCGGCCTTCCTGGAGGTTGCCGCGAGGACCGTGGCTTAGGACGCCATCGGCCCCACCGGGCGGGACTCGGATTCTTCCAGTGCGGCTGCCCTCGCGTCCGATGCGCGGAAGACCACCACGGAGCTGATGACGGCCACACCCAGGATCACCAGGGCAACGCCGAGCATGGTGGCGAAGCCCCCAGTGGCCTGGATCAAGCTTCCGGCCAACAGCGGGCCGATGGCCAGGCCACCGCCGATCACCAGATTGGCCGCATTCATCACTTGGGCTCCGCCCACTCGGGAGACCTCGGCGAGCAGGAACGGAAGCAGCCAGCTCCAGGCGATCTTGAAGAGCACCGCGGCGGCCACGAAGCGCAGCAGTCCCGGAGTGCCGAAGAGGCAGGCGATGGAAACCGCCATGACTGCGAATCCGGCCAGGACAAAGTATTTGCCGAATCGGTGCTCGCCCACCAGCGTGCTGGACAAGGAGGAGAGCACCCCGAAGATCGTGGCGATGCCGATCAGGCTCGACGCGGAATCCAGCGTGATCCCCGAACCGATCGCGATCTGCGCCGTGAAGGTCCATACGCCGCCCAAGGCCACGTAAAAGCAGAGCACCGCCAGCAGCGCGCAGCCCAAGGGCAGCAACCGGGCCCTGGCCGCTGGCTGATCGCTGGCCGCTGCCTGTAATTCATCGCCCTTCACACAGGCGATGCAGCCCAGGCACAGGGTGGCCAGCACCGCCAGGGTCAGGTAGACCGCGGCCACCGGGCGTTGCGCGTAGATCAGCGGGAACAGGAACAGGATCACCGCGCCCATGGCCAGCTGGCTGACCACGAACAGCCCGTAGGCCCGGGAGGGATTGGCTGCCTTGGCGCTGAGCGACAGGATCACCACGATCACCGATCCGGCGGCAAAGGAAGTGAGGGCCCGAATGCCCAGGAGCATGGCGAAGCTGCCGGCCACGGCCGAGGCCACGTTCCCGGCGGCCACAACGGCCAGGCACCAAAAGGTCAGCGTGCGGATATTGACCCGGCGCAACCAGAGGAAGGCGGGCACCGTGGCCAGCGAGAAGCAGCCGAGTTCCACGGAGGCGATCAGGCCCACCTGCGCTGGTTCCAGGCCCAGCTGGGCGCTGAGCTTCGAAGCCAGCACCGGGGCCACCAGCAGCACCGCGTTGAGCACGGCGGAAATGGCGGCGATATAGATGTAGATCCTGCGTTCTGCGGTGTCAGTGTTGGAGGACATGGAACCTATGCTCCTGTGATCTGGCGGCGCTAGCCGCGTGCTGAAGAGGTTTGCGCCGCATAGACGCGGCGTCCGGCGAAGTAGGTGGACTCGGGGCGCAAGTCGACGAGCTGCTGGACCGGGACGGCCATCGGGTCGATGGGCAGCACCGTGAAGTCGGCGGACTTGCCGGTTTCGAGGCTTCCGGTGACATCGGCCAGGCCACAGGCCTCCGCGGCCGCCCGGGTGTAGGCGGTCAGCGCCTCGGCGATAGTCATCGCCTGCTCCTCCCACAACGCTCCGGGGAAGGAACCGCTGGGATCCTTGCGGGTAACCAAGCCATAGATGGCCGGCCAGGGGTTGGGGCTCGGCGCCACCGGCCAGTCGCTGCCGGCGGCGATGCGCGCCCCGTGCTCGAGCAGCAGGCGGTTGGGCTGCACCCGGGAAGCCTGGGGCTCATCGAGGACCTCGTGGAAGGTTTCGGTGATGACTCCCGGATACCAGATGGCCGGGGAGATATCGGCCGATACTTCCAGCTCGGCGAAGCGTGGCAGGTCGTCGGGGTGGATGAACTGCCCATGGGCCACCTGGTATCCGACCCCGGTGAATCCGGCGGCCCGCACCTGGGCGACGGCGTCGAGCACCGCGCGCACCGAAGCATCTCCGGTGCAGTGGATTTTCGCGCCGATCCCCAGCTGCGCGGTACGCAGCAGCCAGCCGGCCAGCTTGTCCTGGCTCATGGTCATCCTGCCGTGAGAACAGGGGTCGGACTCGGTCGTGCCCTTGTAGGGGTCCAGGAAGGCGGCGGTGCGCGTGGGCGGCACCCCGTCGAGGAAGATCTTGATATAGGTGGGCCGGTGGTGTTCGCTGGCGGTATCCGGCATGGACTCGATAACTGGTTGGCCCACTGGCTCGTAGCCGAAGATGAACTCTTCGACGGGTGTGGAGGAAACCACCCAGGCATTGAGCTGTCCGGCCGTATCGAGCCGGTGGACCGCCTGCATGATCTGCATCGATGTCGCCGCATCCTGGAATCCGGTGATGCCGAAGGCGTTGCATTCGGCCACGCCGCGGGCGCTGGACTCGATGAGCTTGTCCAGCTCGAAGGGATCCAGGCGTTCCTTGGCCTTTTCGGCCATCATGCCCGCTGCTTCCACCAGCCACCCCGTACGATTGCCCTGCGCGTCGCGGCAAATCTGGCCGCCAGCCGGGTCCGGCGTATCCCGTGAGATTCCTGCCAGCTCGAGTGCCAGGGAATTGGCCCAGCGGTTGTGCAGCGAGTCATCGGTGAGCAGGACCGGATGCCCAGCGCTGGCTTCATCCAGCCGGGCAAGGGCCTGCGCGGTGTTCACCTGGTCGATGAGCCCGGACCCCACCGAACCGCCGGTGAGCCAGGCGCCCCGGGGCAATTCGGCGGCCTCTTTTGCGATCTCGCTCAGGATCCCGCCCAAGCTGGCGGTGGGCGGGATGCAGAAGTCGAAGAGCTCCTTCTTGCCGCCTTGCGCGTGGTGGATATGGGCGTCGATCAGCCCGGGCAGGACGGTGCGGCCACCCAGATCCACCTCCTGGGCTCCGGCGGCCAGCAGGTCGCGGGCGGCATCGCCAAGGGCTGCGATCCGGCCGCCGGACACCGCAAAGGCATCCACGGTGGTGAGGTTGGCGTCCATGGTGTGGATCGTGGCATTGGTGTAGACGAGGATATGTTCGCTCATGGGTGCTCCAGGAAAGTCGGGTCGGAATTCAGGCAGGGCAGCATTCAGGACAGGGCATCAAAGGAAATAGTGGGCAGATCCACCATGTGGGCGCCTCCGTCGGCCACCAGGGTGGCCCCGGTGATGTAGCTGGAATCGGGGCCGAGCAAAAAGGCGATGGTGCCGGCGATCTCCTCGGGGTCCGCCGGACGTCCCAGCGGCACATGCTCGGTGACCTTGGCGTAGGCTGCCG encodes:
- a CDS encoding MFS transporter, translating into MASTLATNQDDQQAVRGKPKLGFLILLVLAVASANGAQLSNAILTLSLKSSVISSTAATTVLSIAVGVGSIVALVGYPLLGRLSDRTLSRHGRRKPYLLSGAVLFLVGAAATTAASSVAALAAGFSLTTLGAVCALVACTALVPDQISPEFRGSASAMLGLGAPLGALVGLFLAQLVQPNLAAMLFLPAGVAALALLLLALTISDRAIFREERPPFSLAEFAGTFWVNPLRHQGFGWAWISRLLIFFGVAAVNAYQAFYLIMVHHMDPATVGTAILVASLITTPISMIFAPLFGKLSDKTGRRKPFVLGSAVVFAVGLGLVAMATTYPMFLVAIAVVGLGQGVYFAVDYALIMEVLPDQENPAKDLGIMNLANSLPSSLVPAVAPMLLMIGASTANPQNFTALFLAGAACAVIGALAILPIKGVK
- a CDS encoding TetR/AcrR family transcriptional regulator, coding for MARSKRGSYTVGIERRERILAAASERFSSSGYSRTSLAEIARDVGITTPGLTHHFPTKQHLLLAIAERRFDISQSIAEAATGELDGTRTLRLLLSLSELFAAQPGLIELFVLISAEAADPSNPAHALFQDRYTRIANEIAEFFLAEVHRGALREDLDYHALARECIAVSDGLQLQFVLSEGTLDLVGQSRAYLERLAQAILRTPRGASLA
- a CDS encoding cupin domain-containing protein, with translation MTEIDLERIHALAPVINALPGEPVPYYVASGEGERHEVGGQLVTVVARTQDTGGLFEAAFILGPAGAQGAGSALDAVQRSFFVVDGSVQATIAGRTRILVQGDSFHVAPGETLEYRLLSHMTRIFLFSAPGGALADLLGGGSRTEKHLFTMDSLSAADLQFPPGVEAAGSLELPQGSGGYFLSAGGGEHRAWPDALNSYLARPSNTGGRYFAVNTLAAVQPYIIRHFHRLHTENFVCLSGRVWLWVNGQEVLLTAGDFLHAPAGTIHSFAIGAHNTQMLGLLTGGVFEKFFDVTSEPTNAPVYSEGLVDPSTVIAGIQANPDLDLQVVGPPPERTLAPGL
- a CDS encoding alpha/beta hydrolase; the protein is MTSHSSSYPVRSEFALEYACGNGATQLLDLHIPLTDAGPVPVVVWLHGGGWFTGDRTLAPDLAAIASRTGIAFASIDYRLSGEAAFPAQLDDVIAAIRHLRTQGAQWGIDGQRIGLWGASAGGHLAALASLEASSTAAGAPEDARVSCVVACYPPVDLELIIAQRPAGWSWDQTPEGRLLALDPQTEAGSRKARAANPLNHVSDQAPPFLLCHGTSDALVPPIHSGMLYQRLKSHSIHAQLYLLEGYRHGFINPPGRLDVELAAVMDDGRLETEVRAVAELRDTSHPEPRATSFGFDAIENFLSTYLAACPPHPSTDQGDVSP
- a CDS encoding LysR family transcriptional regulator is translated as MDLTLHQLRCFIAVADTLHFARAAQLLHVSPSTLSGQISTLERQLDRKLFERSPRAVLLTSHGQELVPLAREALDAAERIALWSRAPKDQVVQIGTPASSAGLRAILQAAAAQLPRVDLRLRPSGFTGGLRALSTRQVDCALLFDLDPNAQYAGVQTAFLWSEELVVALPEGHRCASQDRVDIADLLGETLIGPAVDESADETPRPGWYETIDPLLPLRCSVKSLVDSADEAMELVAAGIGLNIAGSSVISSYTRPGVRFVPLETGHRVSVLLATRDEQPASEVAAFLEVAARTVA
- a CDS encoding MFS transporter yields the protein MSSNTDTAERRIYIYIAAISAVLNAVLLVAPVLASKLSAQLGLEPAQVGLIASVELGCFSLATVPAFLWLRRVNIRTLTFWCLAVVAAGNVASAVAGSFAMLLGIRALTSFAAGSVIVVILSLSAKAANPSRAYGLFVVSQLAMGAVILFLFPLIYAQRPVAAVYLTLAVLATLCLGCIACVKGDELQAAASDQPAARARLLPLGCALLAVLCFYVALGGVWTFTAQIAIGSGITLDSASSLIGIATIFGVLSSLSSTLVGEHRFGKYFVLAGFAVMAVSIACLFGTPGLLRFVAAAVLFKIAWSWLLPFLLAEVSRVGGAQVMNAANLVIGGGLAIGPLLAGSLIQATGGFATMLGVALVILGVAVISSVVVFRASDARAAALEESESRPVGPMAS
- a CDS encoding amidohydrolase; the protein is MSEHILVYTNATIHTMDANLTTVDAFAVSGGRIAALGDAARDLLAAGAQEVDLGGRTVLPGLIDAHIHHAQGGKKELFDFCIPPTASLGGILSEIAKEAAELPRGAWLTGGSVGSGLIDQVNTAQALARLDEASAGHPVLLTDDSLHNRWANSLALELAGISRDTPDPAGGQICRDAQGNRTGWLVEAAGMMAEKAKERLDPFELDKLIESSARGVAECNAFGITGFQDAATSMQIMQAVHRLDTAGQLNAWVVSSTPVEEFIFGYEPVGQPVIESMPDTASEHHRPTYIKIFLDGVPPTRTAAFLDPYKGTTESDPCSHGRMTMSQDKLAGWLLRTAQLGIGAKIHCTGDASVRAVLDAVAQVRAAGFTGVGYQVAHGQFIHPDDLPRFAELEVSADISPAIWYPGVITETFHEVLDEPQASRVQPNRLLLEHGARIAAGSDWPVAPSPNPWPAIYGLVTRKDPSGSFPGALWEEQAMTIAEALTAYTRAAAEACGLADVTGSLETGKSADFTVLPIDPMAVPVQQLVDLRPESTYFAGRRVYAAQTSSARG